From the genome of Thermosipho japonicus:
CACCCTTTAATCTAACGTATCCACCAAAGGGAATTATATTTATCTTCCAGACAGTTTCTCCAAACCTTTTCTTAAAAATAGCTGGTCCAAAACCAATTGAAAATTCAAGGACCGAAACCTTAAAAATCTTTGCAAACAAAAAATGTCCAAACTCATGAACTATAACTACAAACATGAAAACCAAAATAAATGAAATAATGGTTATTAAAATACTACTCACCTCCGACTACTTGATTTTTACCATTTCTCTTTGCTCTATAAAGTTTTTCATCAGCCATATTTATTAGACCAAGTACTGTTTTTGAAAGGTCACAACAAACACCTGCACTAAATGTAACTTTTTCTATTCCAAGTTCTTCTTTCCAGTTGTACTTGTTAACTTTATCCAAAATTCTTTCCATAACCTTTTTTGCATCAAAGCAGCTTGTTGCAGGAAATATAACTAAAAATTCTTCCCCACCATATCTTCCCAAATAATCGCTTTCACGGAGTCCTTCTTTGATCAATTTTGCAAATTGTTTTAAAACTTCATCTCCTTTTACATGCCCATAAGTATCATTTATTTTCTTAAAATCGTCTATATCAATCATTACAACCGAAAGCGGTAAATTTTGCCTTCTATGCATTTTCAAAAGTTCATTCAATTTTGAAATAATAAACTGTTTATTAAACACTTGTGTTAAATTATCAATTTCAACTTTAATTTTAAAATCTGAAAAATCATTCAAAATTTTTGAAACTAATCCTAAAGGTTCTAATGCAACATTTAAATATTTTTTGAAATCATTATCCTTTTCGACATTTTCAAACAAAATTACTCCTTGCTCAATACCATTATGTTCCAAAACAAAACTTTTTATGTTATTTAGTGACCTCCCATCTTTTGAAAAATTGCCAACATACTTCCATTTTGATGGAGTTACTGGTTTTTTCAAATTTTCGAAAAGTTTTTCTTTAACATTATCAAGAGAAAATTTTTCATTATTTTTTGAACAGCTATATATTCGCCCTTCAGCTAAAGTTATTAAAAGAACATGAATTGACCTTGGATCAAAAAAACTAACAACTATATTAAAGAATTTGTTCAAAAGATACTCTTCATCTTCGATATACTGAAGCAAACCAAAAACTTCCGAAATAATAATTTCATTTCGAAGCCTTTCTTCAAGAAGATCTACTAACTCTCCATATGGTTCTTTTTTAACTTTATAAAATTCCATAGACCATTCTATCGTATAACCTCTTTCACAAAATTTTTTTAGTTTTTCAATAATTTTCTCCTTATCTAAAGTCTTTTGCAAAAATAAATTTGCACCACTTTCTTTTGCCCAAAATGGGTTTATAGACTCATTTTCAGCAGTTAAAATAACTATTCCAACATTTTTAAATTGAGGATATGATCTTATAAACCTAGTCAAATGTACTCCATTCATATTAGGCATAATATAGTCGGTTATAACTATTTCAGGCATAAATTCAAAAAATTTATTTATAGCTTCCAAACCATCACTTGCAACTTTTACTGTACACCCAAAACCTT
Proteins encoded in this window:
- a CDS encoding GGDEF domain-containing response regulator yields the protein MNKKVLIVDDSKLWREFLRSIIEGFGCTVKVASDGLEAINKFFEFMPEIVITDYIMPNMNGVHLTRFIRSYPQFKNVGIVILTAENESINPFWAKESGANLFLQKTLDKEKIIEKLKKFCERGYTIEWSMEFYKVKKEPYGELVDLLEERLRNEIIISEVFGLLQYIEDEEYLLNKFFNIVVSFFDPRSIHVLLITLAEGRIYSCSKNNEKFSLDNVKEKLFENLKKPVTPSKWKYVGNFSKDGRSLNNIKSFVLEHNGIEQGVILFENVEKDNDFKKYLNVALEPLGLVSKILNDFSDFKIKVEIDNLTQVFNKQFIISKLNELLKMHRRQNLPLSVVMIDIDDFKKINDTYGHVKGDEVLKQFAKLIKEGLRESDYLGRYGGEEFLVIFPATSCFDAKKVMERILDKVNKYNWKEELGIEKVTFSAGVCCDLSKTVLGLINMADEKLYRAKRNGKNQVVGGE